The Immundisolibacter cernigliae genome has a window encoding:
- a CDS encoding STAS domain-containing protein — translation MKMAVADRSDDLVQISLVGRMDALGVEDIAMPFTAATATRKAPVVVDLSQVDFLASVGLRLFFANARTLQRRGGRMVLAAPREDVRAVLDATGVEQIINVFATLDEACAALLNDS, via the coding sequence ATGGCTGTCGCCGATCGAAGCGATGACCTTGTCCAGATAAGCCTGGTCGGGCGCATGGATGCCCTTGGGGTCGAGGATATTGCGATGCCCTTCACGGCCGCGACCGCCACGCGCAAAGCCCCGGTTGTAGTCGACCTGTCACAGGTCGACTTTTTGGCTTCGGTCGGTTTGCGACTGTTTTTCGCCAACGCGCGCACCCTGCAGCGGCGGGGCGGCAGAATGGTGCTGGCAGCGCCCCGGGAGGATGTGCGCGCCGTACTGGATGCGACCGGTGTGGAGCAGATCATCAACGTTTTTGCCACCCTCGATGAGGCCTGTGCGGCCTTGCTGAACGACAGCTGA
- a CDS encoding ATP-binding protein — MSQSPELPPQPPGAERCVLNGDYSALANLSAWCARVADTYQLTPRSAHALDLCLCELVTNIIDYAYPAAGPASIVVDAAPAADTVEITLWDAGPEFNPLEQAAPLALTELSEVRIGGLGIDLVRKFTRQLSYARVGAWNRLRFSPAG, encoded by the coding sequence GTGTCACAGTCGCCCGAGCTGCCGCCGCAACCGCCCGGCGCCGAGCGCTGCGTGTTGAACGGCGATTACTCGGCGCTTGCGAATCTGTCCGCCTGGTGCGCACGTGTGGCGGACACCTATCAACTGACCCCGCGCAGCGCCCACGCGCTGGATCTGTGCCTGTGCGAGCTGGTGACCAACATCATCGATTACGCCTACCCGGCGGCCGGGCCGGCATCGATCGTGGTGGATGCCGCGCCTGCTGCCGACACGGTAGAGATCACCCTGTGGGACGCGGGGCCGGAGTTCAATCCCCTGGAACAGGCCGCGCCGCTGGCCCTCACCGAGCTTTCCGAGGTGCGCATCGGCGGCCTGGGCATCGACCTCGTTCGCAAGTTCACGCGCCAGCTCAGTTACGCGCGCGTCGGCGCCTGGAACCGACTGCGCTTCAGCCCGGCCGGCTAG